The following proteins come from a genomic window of Tenebrio molitor chromosome 9, icTenMoli1.1, whole genome shotgun sequence:
- the LOC138138529 gene encoding alkaline phosphatase-like — protein sequence MLKLLVLFLCCSTISSKPGHLDDRVMHPHPRRKPSEGENDQELTAEYWNEIGLNTLKNYLEEKLNTNIAKNVIIFMGDGMSVPTLAATRVYMGNENAQLSFEKFPHTAVSKTYCVNYQVPDSACTATAYLGGVKVNLGTVGVTASVQWEDCQGMTNTSNHVQSIAQWAQFKGKSTGLVTTARVTHASPAGVFGHSAQREWETDTDIINAKQDPEVCTDLATQLVTEEVGRNLNVIMGGGRYAFLPSGTKGEEEDDGYRSDGVNLIEKWKTLKEGEKAQYIWNREQLLGLEDTDYVLGLFESDHCPFNLERDQQLDPSLTEMTEAAIKILSKNTQGYFLFVEGARIDMGHHEAMVHLALDETVEFSKAVERAVNLTSEEDTLIVVTSDHAHTMSLGGYPERGNDIFGIAGAASDSLPFATINYANGPGYEPPESDGSRNDISKDDLGEIEHRFPGGVPLDSETHGGDDVLVFARGPWAHLFRGVMEENVIPHIMGYASCIRKDGVSACEKETDSNAVYIHTVALVSILLVLVHGLV from the exons ATGTTGAAGCTTCTGGTACTATTTCTTTGTTGCTCAACAATTAGTAGCAAACCTGGTCACTTGGACGATCGGGTTATGCACCCCCACCCTAGGAGAAAACCTTCAGAAGGTGAGAACGACCAGGAACTAACGGCTGAGTACTGGAACGAGATTGGTCTAAATACTTTGAAGAACTATCTCGAGGAAAAACTGAATACGA ATATTGCCAAAAATGTTATCATCTTCATGGGAGATGGAATGTCGGTACCTACTCTGGCAGCAACTAGGGTCTACATGGGGAACGAGAACGCTCAACTGTCTTTTGAAAAGTTCCCCCACACTGCTGTATCCAAG ACTTATTGTGTCAACTACCAAGTACCAGACTCTGCTTGTACCGCCACAGCGTACTTGGGAGGTGTCAAAGTAAATTTGGGCACGGTCGGAGTCACCGCTAGTGTCCAATGGGAAGACTGCCAAGGCATGACCAACACTTCGAATCACGTCCAATCCATCGCCCAGTGGGCACAGTTCAAAGGCAAAAGCACAGGACTGGTGACCACGGCGAGAGTCACTCATGCCTCACCTGCTGGGGTTTTTGGGCACTCTGCACAGAGAGAATGGGAGACTGACACAGACATCATCAACGCCAAGCAAGATCCTGAAGTGTGTACAGATCTGGCCACCCAACTGGTGACAGAAGAAGTGGGAAGAAATCTAAATGTGATTATGGGAGGTGGACGGTACGCTTTTCTCCCTTCTGGTACTAAAGGCGAAGAGGAAGATGACGGGTACAGAAGCGATGGTGTCAATTTGATCGAGAAATGGAAGACGCTGAAGGAAGGGGAGAAGGCTCAGTACATCTGGAATCGGGAGCAGCTGTTGGGTTTAGAAGACACTGATTACGTTTTGG GTCTGTTCGAAAGCGACCATTGCCCGTTTAATCTAGAACGCGACCAACAACTCGACCCGTCTCTCACAGAAATGACAGAAGCTGCCATCAAAATCTTGTCCAAGAACACCCAAGGGTACTTTCTCTTTGTGGAAGGTGCCCGCATCGATATGGGCCACCATGAAGCCATGGTCCACCTGGCACTCGACGAAACCGTCGAGTTTTCCAAAGCAGTCGAACGCGCCGTCAATCTGACGTCTGAAGAAGACACTTTGATTGTGGTAACGTCAGACCACGCCCACACCATGTCACTTGGTGGATATCCAGAACGAGGCAACGATATTTTTGGAATCGCTGGAGCAGCAAGCGACAGTCTACCCTTCGCCACCATCAACTACGCCAACGGTCCTGGATACGAACCTCCAGAGAGCGATGGAAGCAGAAACGACATCTCCAAAGACGATCTAG GAGAGATCGAGCATCGATTTCCGGGAGGGGTTCCTCTAGACTCGGAGACCCACGGAGGTGACGATGTCCTGGTGTTCGCTAGAGGTCCTTGGGCACATCTGTTCAGAGGTGTTATGGAAGAAAACGTCATTCCCCACATCATGGGATACGCCTCTTGTATCCGGAAGGATGGGGTTTCTGCGTGCGAAAAGGAAACAGATTCAAACGCGGTCTACATCCATACAGTTGCTCTTGTTTCAATTCTGTTGGTCTTGGTGCATGGTTTGGTGTAG
- the LOC138138097 gene encoding calmodulin-like isoform X3, producing the protein MKTSSFSLRVMRRARNKPADGHVAQKLQAGQRTPTHGSKNGPPKTPSKPSQKNAAQKGQPIKQAPAKAAAAAVNKTTKKTKKGKHHQHDLIVTINLTEYGLSEDQVAEFKEAFMLFDKDEDGTITMAELGVVMRSLGQRPTETELRDMVNEVDQDGNGTIEFNEFLQMMSKKMKDADGEEELKEAFRVFDKNNDGLISSNELRHVMTSLGERLSEEEVDDMIKEADLDGDGQVNYEEFVNILTAKN; encoded by the exons GCCCGCAACAAGCCAGCCGACGGTCACGTGGCCCAAAAACTCCAAGCCGGTCAAAGGACGCCGACCCACGGTTCCAAAAATGGACCGCCGAAGACGCCCAGCAAGCCGTCGCAGAAAAACGCCGCCCAAAAAGGACAACCGATCAAGCAGGCGCCTGCCAAAGCGGCGGCAGCCGCAGTCAACAAGACCACCAAGAAAACCAAGAAAGGAAAACACCACCAGCACGACCTGATCGTCACCATCAACCTG ACCGAGTACGGCCTGTCTGAAGACCAAGTGGCCGAGTTCAAGGAGGCTTTCATGCTGTTCGACAAGGACGAAGACGGCACGATAACGATGGCCGAGCTGGGAGTGGTGATGCGCTCGCTGGGGCAGAGGCCCACAG AGACGGAGCTGAGGGACATGGTGAATGAAGTGGACCAAGACGGAAATGGGACAATAGAGTTTAACGAGTTCCTGCAGatgatgtcgaaaaaaatgaaGGATGCAGACGGCGAAGAAGAGCTGAAAGAGGCTTTCAG GGTCTTCGACAAGAACAACGACGGCTTGATATCGTCGAACGAACTGCGCCACGTGATGACCAGCTTGGGGGAGCGGCTGTCGGAGGAGGAGGTCGACGATATGATCAAAGAGGCCGACTTGGATGGAGATGGTCAAGTTAACTACGAAG AGTTCGTCAACATCTTGACGGCCAAGAACTAG
- the LOC138138097 gene encoding calmodulin-like isoform X4: MTETGRYGQEYSRLRRLTSNLDVIQTSTEYGLSEDQVAEFKEAFMLFDKDEDGTITMAELGVVMRSLGQRPTETELRDMVNEVDQDGNGTIEFNEFLQMMSKKMKDADGEEELKEAFRVFDKNNDGLISSNELRHVMTSLGERLSEEEVDDMIKEADLDGDGQVNYEEFVNILTAKN; encoded by the exons ATGACCGAAACGGGGAGATACGGTCAGGAATATTCGCGTTTGAGGCGCTTGACGAGCAACCTAGACGTCATCCAGACGTCC ACCGAGTACGGCCTGTCTGAAGACCAAGTGGCCGAGTTCAAGGAGGCTTTCATGCTGTTCGACAAGGACGAAGACGGCACGATAACGATGGCCGAGCTGGGAGTGGTGATGCGCTCGCTGGGGCAGAGGCCCACAG AGACGGAGCTGAGGGACATGGTGAATGAAGTGGACCAAGACGGAAATGGGACAATAGAGTTTAACGAGTTCCTGCAGatgatgtcgaaaaaaatgaaGGATGCAGACGGCGAAGAAGAGCTGAAAGAGGCTTTCAG GGTCTTCGACAAGAACAACGACGGCTTGATATCGTCGAACGAACTGCGCCACGTGATGACCAGCTTGGGGGAGCGGCTGTCGGAGGAGGAGGTCGACGATATGATCAAAGAGGCCGACTTGGATGGAGATGGTCAAGTTAACTACGAAG AGTTCGTCAACATCTTGACGGCCAAGAACTAG